In a single window of the Gemmatimonas sp. genome:
- the erpA gene encoding iron-sulfur cluster insertion protein ErpA: MSTMQQPDVMVVLTPTAATEVRKFMEAEGVTPEQGGLRVSVMPGGCSGFKYGLVIEDKNAEDDTIFELEGIKLFVDPFSAQYLSGTTIDYVTSMQGSGFTFKNPNSTGGCGCGSSFSA, encoded by the coding sequence ATGAGCACGATGCAGCAGCCAGACGTCATGGTGGTTCTCACGCCCACGGCCGCGACGGAAGTCCGCAAGTTCATGGAAGCGGAAGGCGTCACGCCCGAGCAGGGTGGCCTTCGCGTGTCCGTGATGCCGGGCGGATGCAGCGGCTTCAAGTACGGGCTGGTGATCGAGGACAAGAACGCGGAAGACGATACGATCTTCGAACTCGAGGGCATCAAGCTTTTCGTGGATCCGTTCTCGGCGCAGTACCTGAGCGGCACGACGATCGACTACGTCACGTCCATGCAGGGATCCGGCTTTACCTTCAAGAATCCGAACTCAACCGGCGGTTGCGGTTGCGGCAGTTCTTTCTCGGCCTGA
- a CDS encoding serine hydrolase domain-containing protein, giving the protein MTRPDPYRPALLSGPSGCGADCTNAPNRVFLKRRATFLFALAATASVLIGCAKRAATSPDLPPVPGIAGNQTLRLGDSVRAVLTRAIADSAFPGAYAAVGTADGVIVEYGVGRLDVADDTRPSASTIWDLASLTKVIGTTSAMIQLVGSGRVALDSPVVRYLPAWKAPGAERITVRHLLSHSSGMPAWRALYKEAATPDEAERQLFATSPDTLPGVRYVYSDLGFILLGKLVERVSGERLAQYDSAHVFSPLGMTDTRYVPPASLLARIAPTEQDPWRQKKVRGEVHDENAVRLGGVSGHAGLFSTGRDLARFARMYLRRGTLDGVRVFDSVTVASFTRLQDSTISRRALGWETPTGSNSAGGRLSPMAFGHTGFTGTSLWMDPAQGIFVLLLTNRVNPTRENRKIGGVRTALTDAAVGALRGEPGR; this is encoded by the coding sequence ATGACCCGACCGGACCCCTACCGTCCTGCGCTGCTGTCCGGCCCATCCGGCTGCGGTGCTGACTGCACGAACGCACCGAATCGCGTCTTTCTCAAGCGGCGCGCCACATTCCTGTTCGCGCTGGCCGCGACCGCGAGCGTGCTGATCGGGTGCGCCAAGCGCGCCGCTACGTCGCCTGACCTGCCGCCGGTGCCGGGCATTGCCGGCAACCAAACCCTCCGGCTTGGCGACAGCGTCCGAGCTGTGCTGACGCGCGCGATCGCCGACAGCGCGTTCCCCGGGGCGTATGCGGCGGTCGGTACCGCCGACGGCGTCATCGTCGAGTACGGTGTGGGGCGTCTCGATGTCGCCGACGACACGAGGCCGTCCGCCAGCACGATCTGGGATCTCGCCTCGCTGACCAAGGTGATCGGCACGACGAGCGCCATGATTCAGCTCGTCGGCTCCGGCCGCGTGGCGCTCGATTCCCCCGTGGTGCGCTATCTGCCGGCCTGGAAGGCGCCGGGGGCTGAACGGATCACGGTGCGTCATCTGCTCTCGCACTCGTCAGGTATGCCGGCTTGGCGAGCGCTCTACAAGGAAGCGGCGACGCCAGACGAAGCGGAACGGCAGCTGTTTGCGACGTCACCGGACACGCTGCCCGGTGTGCGGTACGTGTATAGCGATCTGGGCTTCATTCTGCTGGGCAAACTGGTGGAACGGGTGAGCGGCGAGCGGCTGGCCCAGTACGACTCTGCTCATGTCTTCTCGCCGCTTGGCATGACGGATACACGCTATGTGCCGCCCGCGTCCCTGCTGGCGCGCATTGCGCCGACCGAGCAGGATCCGTGGCGTCAGAAGAAAGTGCGCGGTGAGGTCCACGACGAGAATGCGGTCCGCCTGGGGGGTGTTTCAGGGCACGCGGGCCTCTTCTCGACGGGCCGGGATCTGGCCCGCTTCGCCCGGATGTACCTCCGGCGCGGAACGCTCGACGGGGTGCGGGTATTCGATTCGGTGACGGTTGCCTCCTTCACGCGCCTTCAGGACTCGACGATCTCCCGGCGCGCGCTCGGCTGGGAGACACCGACGGGCAGTAATTCCGCCGGCGGGCGCTTGTCGCCGATGGCGTTCGGCCACACGGGGTTCACGGGCACGTCGCTGTGGATGGATCCGGCGCAGGGGATCTTTGTGCTGCTGCTGACCAATCGGGTGAATCCGACGCGCGAAAACCGGAAGATCGGCGGCGTCCGTACGGCGCTGACGGATGCGGCAGTGGGTGCGTTGCGTGGTGAACCGGGTCGATGA